The sequence CAAATGCTTTCGGGAACAAGCCTTCTTTAGCCGCGATGAAAGGCACTTCTGCGCTCACCACTGTCCAGCTCAATAACGCACCAGATACCGATACAATCAAACCAGCATTAATCAGCATTGCACCCCAAGGACCAACAATCACTTCTAAAATATGTGCCATTGATGGGTTTTGTAATGCTGCAACTTCAGGCTGAGTCATCACACCTAAAGTGAATAAGCTCACTGCAATATAGAGTATTAATGCCGAGAACAAGGCAATACCGGTTGCTTTCGCCACGTCGCGTTTATCTTTAGCACGGTTAGATAAAATAACCGCCCCTTCAATACCGATAAATACCCATAATGTCACCATCATAGTGGCTTTCACTTGCTCTAATACCGAGCCTAATTCAGGGGTTTTATCGCCCCAAAAATCGATGGTGAATTTATCCAGTTTAAACGCCATGATAACCAAACAAACGAAAGTCAAAATAGGAATGATTTTAGCAATAGTTGCAAATACATTAATCAGGGCCGCACGTGTCACACCACGTAATACCAATGCATGCATAAACCAAATGAGTAGCGAACCGCCTAATACTGCAATCGGTGTATTACCCTGTCCCATCATTGGGTTTTCTGGGGTATCAACAAAGTAGCCAATCGCACTAAAGAACACCACTGCATAAGATACATTGGCTAATAAGTTACAGATCCAGTAACCCCAAGCAGACATAAAACCGATGTAATCACCAAAACCCGCTTGTGCGTACGAAAAGATGCCGCCGTTCAAATTAGGGTAACGCACCACTAAATTACGTAATACCGTGACCAATGCCAGCATGCCGCAACCAGTAATCAACCAACCTAAAGTGATTGCGCCAGGAGCAGCTGATACTGCCACATTTTGCGGCAGACTAAAGATTCCGGCACCGACCATGGTACTAAATACCAACGCCACTAACATGCCAAGTCCGAGTTTGTTTTCCATCTATAATCCCTAAACAAGGCTTATTAACGACATAATATGCCAGTTAACGCCTAATTTTCGCTTGTTAATATAAAATAATCTAACGGATTGTATTATAATATTTTATATATGCAAGAATATTCACTTAACTTGCATAAATCCAGAGTCGTGTCCAAGATTGCCGATAATCTGAACAGAACCAAGCATCACCCCATTAAACTTATCTTTTTCCCTTACATCTTGGGCATCATTCAGTTAAAATATGGGGTTCGATTTCTTGCAAAATAATAATGATGATGACCAATTCTTCACAACAATATCTTTGTCGCAAAACCTACCTTATTGATAGCTTTTGGCCTGGTAAACTACTTGAGTTAAATAACGCGGGTAATATCAAGGTTGCAGGTACCAATGGTGCGGGTAAAACAACGCTACTTAAACTGCCGATGCTGTTTTGGGGTGCTAGACCTGGGCGTATTGTTGAGCGTAATGCTAACAAGAAATCATTTGCCGCTTATTATTTGCCACGCAAAACCAGTTACATCGTGTTTGACTACCAACGTCCGAACGGCACTGACACACCGCAGTTGTGCCATGTATTAATTAAGAGTGATGGCGACAAGCTGCTTTACCGCTTTATTGATAGCCCGTTCGATATCAAGATGTACCTTGATCAGAGTGGCAATATCTTTGGCGATGATGAGATCAAGCGTAACTATAGAACGCAAGTACGTTGTGAAGTGAGCAGTTTGTTGAGTGTGGATGATTATGCAAGAGTCATTCAAAATCATCGCGACCTTGGCGGCAAGAAATCACTGCGCCCGCTACAACAACGTTTTTCAATGAGCCAATCACCGATTAAGCACATTGAAAAAGTAGTCACGTCAGTATTCAACAAGATCTCTAATTTCGACGTGATCAAACAAATGATCATCGAGATCTCGCAAGATGCCATCAGTTCTGAAATGCTCAGCAACAATGTTACCGACATGGTCAACATTGATAAAAGCGATATTGATAGCTGGTTAGCCGATCTGCATTCATCACAAGCGATCCTTAATTTAGAAGAAAAGATCTTATCGTCATTAACTGACATTGATTCACTGGTTGAAATCAAAGCAGACCTACAGCACTTACATCACCTTGCCGCTATCTATCAAGACAAGTGTAACCAAGATCAAGTTATCGCCGACGCACGTTTAAAAGACGTTCTGGTCGAGCTTGCTGATTTAAAAGAAAACCACAGACAACAAGTATTATCGATTGAAGATGCTTGCCACGATGAAGAAAAAGCCCAGCGTGAAATTAAACACGATCTAGATAAATTAGAACAAGAGAAGATTGATTTTGAAGATGATGAAGCCGCGACGTATCAACAGCGTGGCTCTGAGCTGTCTGATTTTACCTTACGTTTAATCAATCTAAACAATGAAAAAACTCAATTAAGTGAAAAGTCTGCCGATCTAAGCCGCACCTTTACCGAGCAACAGCAGCAACAAGAACTTGAATTCAACAAACGTGAACAGCAACTCACCAACGAAATTAGCTCTCAACAGCAGCAGTTAACCACAGCGTTAAGTGAAAACAAACTGCACTATGCGACACTGGAAAGTGAATTAAGAACACAAACGCAAGTATTGGTTGATCAGTTAAATGACAAGAAAACTCCACTTGAACACACTAAGATCTCGCTTAATCTGCAGTTAACACAACCACAACTTGATCCCGAGTTGACGCTGCAATCTCAGCAACTGCAACAGAATTTAAGCCAATGTCGTCGTAATATTAACGAGCGTCAAGAAGCCTATAATCGCATTAGCAATGAATCACAAAGCTTACGCCAAAAACAGCATCAAGCTTTACAAACTAATGACCGCTTAAAAATTGAATTAAACCATTTAGCCCAGCAGCACCGTGATGTGCAAGCATTATTAAGCCCAGAAAAAGGCTCTTTACATGCTTTCCTTGCTGAACATGTGCCAAATTGGCAAGCTAATATCGGTCGTGTGATTAACCCTGAGTTGCTCAAACACTTGCATCTTGAACCTGAGTTATTAACCGCCTTTGCTGACGCTGCGAAAAATACGGTGTCAGAAACAGCACTCACTCAAGTACAAGACTTTTATGGCATCAAGGTCAACCTCAATGCCCTAGAAAATGCCTCGTTTACCGACAGCGCGCTAGCAGAAAAAGAACAGCATATCTCGACCCAAATTGGCGCTAAGAAAACAGAACTTGAACAACTACAAAAAGCTCTTGAGCAGCTGAATAAAGAAGTCGAAGAACTGGATAAGCAGCTAATGTCGAGCAAGCAATTATTGTTCAAACAGAACCAATTGCTGACGAGTCTAGTGAATGAAGAAGATGAGTTAAACGCTAAATTAGAGCAGCATAAGACCCTGGCTATTGCGCGTATTCAAACTGAATTAGCTGAAACCGAACTACTGTTAGACCAGGCGCAACAAGCATTAAGCCAAGCTAAAGTTGATTATCAAAACCGTCACAACGAACTAAACAACGAACGTTTAGGCGTCCATTGTCAATTAGAAACAGACTATAATCAGCGCATTGATAGCTACCAAATATCACTTGATAGCTTGCGTAATGACGCGCAAATTGAGACGCAACGTATTGCCGCAGCACTGCAAGCCGCATTGAGTGACGCCGGTATTAATGCCAGTATCTTTAACGCACTTGCAGCCAAGATAAAACAGACCACTCAAGCCGTTGAGAATGCGAAAGTATTCCAACAAAAAGCCGACAAGTATAATAGCTGGTTAGAAACATCGTGGTCACAAGTTGAACCAGGCCGCGAACGTTTACGTCGTTTAGATGCCGCGATACAGCGCTTCAAGCAACAGCTAAAAGATAAAAAACAAGATTATCAGCAATCAACAGACAAGTTAGAACAAGAGAAAACCCAGCTTGATAAACAAGTCTCTGATTTAGCATTACAACTAAAAGGCTTAGATAACAGCCTGGTAAAACTAACCGACTACCCTGCTGTTGCTAACGACGAATTACCAGAATACAGCGTTAACAACATCTCTAAATTAACTAACAGTCAGATGAGCCTGTTAGGTAAGCAGCAGAGCAACGTATTAAGCGCGGTCAGTAAAATTAGCAGCGAATTAAAACGTTACTCGAAAAGCACGCTACAAATTGGCTGGTTAGAAAACCGTATTGAAAGTGATTCAGAGCTGGTTAATTACCGTTTAGAAGAAGCAATCAATAGCGGCGAACAGCTGAGTTATGTGCTGAAAAACGCCAAACTGTTGCAAACATCAACCACTCACGAAGTGGAATTGCGGGCTAACGATATTCTATCTATCTATACCCATTTAAGTAACTTTGATCGCAACATTACCCGCACTGGTCGTAAACTGTCGAGCCACATGAATGGTAAACAGTTCTTTACCGCCTTGGGTGATATTAAGATTGCCATTCGTACTAAGATGGATAAGTTAGGTTATTGGCAGCAGCTTGAGAATGTAAACGAAGCATTTGAAGCTTATCAAGCCAATACCGAACTCACCCACGATCGCAGTATTCCACAGGACTTAATCGATAGCTTAGATGAACTGTCGGCGGTATTGCCGAAAAATAACAGCATGCAACACAATGAACTGTTTGATATCGAATTTACCATTGTTGAAAACGGTCGAACGACGCGTGCGACAACACCGAAAGAATTAGAAGATGTGTCATCAACGGGCTTATCTTACTTAGCGCTAATCACTTTCTTTACTGGCTTAACAACGATGTTACGTCCAGATGCGAGTACAGTGATCACTTGGCCAGTGGATGAATTAGGTGAACTGCATTCTGAAAACATTCAAGCCATGCTGGACATGTTAAACCAACACGGTATTCAGATCATGACCGCCTCACCGTCGACAGATAAGTCGGTATTGCAGTTATTCGATCACCTATACGAGATTGATAGCCGTAACAAACGCCTGATCCAGATGAATGTCGATGATGATCCACTAATGGCATTGCTCAATGGTGATGCTAAGCAAGCGTTAATCGCAGACTCAGCAGCTACGACTACAGTGTCGTCTGCAGTGAAAAAAACACTATCATCTGAAAATAAAGAATCAGCAACAACTATGCAAGAAGAGGTTTAACCCATGTTTCAAACTACCGTTGAATTATTGTTACAGGGTCATACCATTTGTCAGGTCAGTCAGCCTGACGCCTATCGCTACCTTTCTGAACAAAGTTTGTTTGAAAAGGTAAATGATTACCTGCGTTTGATTAACCGTAAGGTAAAAGTCATTGAAGACGGCCTCGCCTTCGTCGCTTGTTA is a genomic window of Moritella sp. Urea-trap-13 containing:
- a CDS encoding basic amino acid/polyamine antiporter, yielding MENKLGLGMLVALVFSTMVGAGIFSLPQNVAVSAAPGAITLGWLITGCGMLALVTVLRNLVVRYPNLNGGIFSYAQAGFGDYIGFMSAWGYWICNLLANVSYAVVFFSAIGYFVDTPENPMMGQGNTPIAVLGGSLLIWFMHALVLRGVTRAALINVFATIAKIIPILTFVCLVIMAFKLDKFTIDFWGDKTPELGSVLEQVKATMMVTLWVFIGIEGAVILSNRAKDKRDVAKATGIALFSALILYIAVSLFTLGVMTQPEVAALQNPSMAHILEVIVGPWGAMLINAGLIVSVSGALLSWTVVSAEVPFIAAKEGLFPKAFAAENSKGAATTSLWFSSCLVQLFLILTLLQESSYLALVNIATSAVLLPYFLVGAYGVKVALSGEGYSATENRKKDLFIALVSSCYGAWLVYAAGAEYMLLCALLYLPGVLIYKKALSEKQQTFSKRDYAYSTLLLAGAGGAIYLLSTGVLSLS
- a CDS encoding ATP-binding protein; this translates as MMMTNSSQQYLCRKTYLIDSFWPGKLLELNNAGNIKVAGTNGAGKTTLLKLPMLFWGARPGRIVERNANKKSFAAYYLPRKTSYIVFDYQRPNGTDTPQLCHVLIKSDGDKLLYRFIDSPFDIKMYLDQSGNIFGDDEIKRNYRTQVRCEVSSLLSVDDYARVIQNHRDLGGKKSLRPLQQRFSMSQSPIKHIEKVVTSVFNKISNFDVIKQMIIEISQDAISSEMLSNNVTDMVNIDKSDIDSWLADLHSSQAILNLEEKILSSLTDIDSLVEIKADLQHLHHLAAIYQDKCNQDQVIADARLKDVLVELADLKENHRQQVLSIEDACHDEEKAQREIKHDLDKLEQEKIDFEDDEAATYQQRGSELSDFTLRLINLNNEKTQLSEKSADLSRTFTEQQQQQELEFNKREQQLTNEISSQQQQLTTALSENKLHYATLESELRTQTQVLVDQLNDKKTPLEHTKISLNLQLTQPQLDPELTLQSQQLQQNLSQCRRNINERQEAYNRISNESQSLRQKQHQALQTNDRLKIELNHLAQQHRDVQALLSPEKGSLHAFLAEHVPNWQANIGRVINPELLKHLHLEPELLTAFADAAKNTVSETALTQVQDFYGIKVNLNALENASFTDSALAEKEQHISTQIGAKKTELEQLQKALEQLNKEVEELDKQLMSSKQLLFKQNQLLTSLVNEEDELNAKLEQHKTLAIARIQTELAETELLLDQAQQALSQAKVDYQNRHNELNNERLGVHCQLETDYNQRIDSYQISLDSLRNDAQIETQRIAAALQAALSDAGINASIFNALAAKIKQTTQAVENAKVFQQKADKYNSWLETSWSQVEPGRERLRRLDAAIQRFKQQLKDKKQDYQQSTDKLEQEKTQLDKQVSDLALQLKGLDNSLVKLTDYPAVANDELPEYSVNNISKLTNSQMSLLGKQQSNVLSAVSKISSELKRYSKSTLQIGWLENRIESDSELVNYRLEEAINSGEQLSYVLKNAKLLQTSTTHEVELRANDILSIYTHLSNFDRNITRTGRKLSSHMNGKQFFTALGDIKIAIRTKMDKLGYWQQLENVNEAFEAYQANTELTHDRSIPQDLIDSLDELSAVLPKNNSMQHNELFDIEFTIVENGRTTRATTPKELEDVSSTGLSYLALITFFTGLTTMLRPDASTVITWPVDELGELHSENIQAMLDMLNQHGIQIMTASPSTDKSVLQLFDHLYEIDSRNKRLIQMNVDDDPLMALLNGDAKQALIADSAATTTVSSAVKKTLSSENKESATTMQEEV